Proteins co-encoded in one Ponticoccus alexandrii genomic window:
- a CDS encoding MFS transporter — MFGILRDRSYRHLFAAQVVALLGTGLATVALGLLAWDLAGEGAAMVLGTVFSIKMVAYVCIAPVAAALAERMDRRRLLVALDLVRAAVALCLPFVTEVWQVYALIFLLQAASAGFTPTFQATIPDVLPDEARYTRALSLSRLAYDLENIASPMLAGLLLLVTGYDTLFVGTTLGFAASAALVLSVALPKARPTAPRGFFERTTRGIRIYLRTPRLRGLLALSFAVSAGGAMVLVNTVVLVREGLGLPESALAWTLFAFGAGSMVAAMALPRLLDRLADRPVMLAGAGVIVAGLTGLALTILAGGWGWPALLAAWLVVGLGYAMVQMPSGRLLRRSSHAEDRPALFAAQFALSHACWLVCYPLAGWLMTGFGAVPALLVLAGLALVAGVAALRLWPAGDPVAVPHSHADLPADHPHVREGRFHSHAYVIDDLHRHWP; from the coding sequence ATGTTCGGCATCCTGAGGGACCGCAGCTATCGCCACCTCTTTGCCGCGCAGGTCGTGGCGCTTCTGGGGACCGGGCTGGCCACGGTTGCGCTGGGGCTGCTGGCATGGGACCTCGCGGGTGAGGGCGCGGCCATGGTGCTGGGTACGGTCTTTTCCATCAAGATGGTGGCCTATGTCTGCATCGCGCCGGTCGCCGCCGCGCTGGCCGAGCGGATGGACCGCAGGCGGCTTCTGGTGGCGCTCGACCTCGTGCGGGCCGCGGTGGCGCTCTGCCTGCCCTTCGTCACCGAGGTCTGGCAGGTCTACGCGCTGATCTTCCTGTTGCAGGCGGCCTCGGCGGGCTTCACGCCGACCTTTCAGGCAACCATCCCCGACGTGCTGCCGGACGAGGCGCGCTACACCCGCGCGCTGTCTCTGTCGCGGCTGGCCTACGATCTCGAAAACATCGCCTCGCCCATGCTGGCGGGGCTGCTGCTGCTGGTGACGGGCTACGACACGCTTTTCGTCGGCACCACGCTGGGGTTCGCCGCTTCGGCGGCGCTGGTTCTGTCGGTCGCCCTGCCAAAGGCCCGGCCCACGGCGCCGCGCGGCTTCTTCGAGCGCACCACGCGCGGCATCCGAATCTACCTCAGGACACCCCGGTTGCGCGGCCTCTTGGCGCTGAGCTTCGCGGTCTCCGCCGGGGGCGCCATGGTGCTGGTCAACACGGTGGTGCTGGTGCGCGAGGGGCTGGGCCTGCCGGAAAGCGCGCTGGCCTGGACGCTCTTCGCCTTTGGCGCCGGGTCGATGGTGGCGGCCATGGCGCTGCCGCGCCTGCTGGATCGGCTGGCGGACCGCCCGGTGATGCTGGCGGGCGCGGGCGTGATCGTGGCGGGGCTGACCGGGCTGGCGCTGACGATCCTCGCGGGTGGCTGGGGCTGGCCGGCGCTGCTGGCCGCATGGCTGGTAGTCGGGCTGGGCTATGCGATGGTGCAGATGCCTTCGGGGCGGCTTTTGCGGCGCTCGTCCCATGCCGAGGACCGCCCGGCGCTTTTCGCCGCGCAATTCGCGCTGAGCCACGCCTGCTGGCTGGTCTGCTACCCCTTGGCGGGCTGGCTGATGACCGGCTTCGGCGCGGTCCCGGCGCTGCTGGTGCTGGCGGGGCTGGCGCTTGTGGCCGGTGTCGCGGCGCTGCGGCTCTGGCCTGCGGGCGATCCGGTGGCCGTGCCGCACAGCCACGCGGACCTGCCCGCCGACCACCCGCATGTGCGGGAGGGCCGCTTTCACAGCCACGCCTATGTGATCGACGACCTGCACCGACACTGGCCGTGA
- a CDS encoding PQQ-dependent sugar dehydrogenase: MDLIAKATALVGGVIAATRRAGSPVTQAFGSEPQIPEAKAQGIMTLKMPAAEGFRNGRLPICAPGLSVKAFAEGLDHPRWIEVLPNGDVLVAESKEQPAAPKTLMDHAAQATMRRVKAIGDSANRVTLWRDADGDGVAEHREVFVENQRQPFGMALIGSTFYLGNTDGLKVFDYTPGQPLSGSGKQIVDFKPHGHWTRSLLVSPDQTKIYVGVGSLSNIGDAGMEAEEGRAAIWEVDVSTGSARIFAGGLRNAVGMAWEPETGALWTVVNERDGLGDETPPDYLTSVRDGGFYGWPYCYWGKVVDDRVPQDAAKVASAITPDYALGGHTASLGLCWLPEGVLPGFGPGMVIGQHGSWNRSILSGYRVIFVPFEGGRPSGPARDILTGFLSEDEKLAYGRPVGVAIGPDGKSLLVADDVGDAIWRVTAA, from the coding sequence ATGGACCTGATCGCCAAGGCGACCGCGTTGGTCGGAGGAGTCATTGCAGCCACACGCCGGGCGGGATCGCCCGTGACCCAGGCCTTCGGCAGCGAACCGCAGATCCCCGAGGCCAAGGCGCAGGGCATCATGACGCTCAAGATGCCCGCCGCCGAGGGCTTCAGGAACGGGCGCTTGCCGATCTGCGCGCCGGGCCTGTCGGTCAAGGCCTTCGCCGAGGGGCTCGACCATCCGCGCTGGATCGAGGTGCTGCCCAATGGCGACGTGCTGGTGGCGGAATCGAAGGAACAGCCCGCTGCGCCGAAGACCCTGATGGACCACGCCGCGCAGGCGACCATGCGCCGTGTCAAGGCGATCGGCGACAGCGCCAACCGCGTGACGCTCTGGCGCGATGCGGATGGCGACGGCGTCGCCGAACACCGCGAGGTCTTCGTCGAGAACCAGCGCCAGCCCTTCGGCATGGCGCTGATCGGATCGACCTTCTACCTGGGCAACACCGATGGTCTGAAGGTTTTCGACTACACGCCCGGGCAGCCCCTGTCCGGCAGCGGAAAGCAGATCGTCGACTTCAAGCCGCACGGCCACTGGACCCGCAGCCTGCTGGTTTCGCCCGACCAGACGAAGATCTACGTCGGCGTGGGCTCGTTGTCCAACATCGGCGATGCGGGCATGGAGGCCGAAGAGGGCCGCGCCGCGATCTGGGAGGTCGACGTGTCTACCGGGTCCGCGCGCATCTTTGCGGGCGGGCTGCGCAATGCCGTCGGCATGGCGTGGGAGCCAGAGACAGGCGCGCTCTGGACCGTGGTGAATGAACGCGATGGGCTGGGGGACGAGACGCCGCCCGACTATCTGACCTCGGTGCGGGACGGCGGCTTCTACGGCTGGCCCTATTGCTACTGGGGCAAGGTGGTGGACGACCGCGTGCCGCAGGACGCCGCCAAGGTGGCCAGCGCGATCACGCCCGATTACGCGCTAGGCGGGCACACTGCCTCGCTGGGCCTGTGCTGGCTGCCCGAGGGCGTGCTGCCGGGCTTCGGCCCCGGCATGGTGATCGGCCAGCACGGCTCGTGGAACCGCTCGATCCTCAGTGGCTACCGGGTGATCTTCGTGCCCTTCGAGGGCGGCAGGCCCTCGGGACCGGCGCGCGACATCCTGACCGGCTTCCTGTCGGAAGACGAAAAGCTGGCCTATGGGCGCCCGGTGGGTGTGGCCATCGGACCGGACGGCAAATCGCTGCTGGTGGCCGACGACGTGGGCGACGCCATCTGGCGCGTGACCGCAGCCTGA